A window of Paenibacillus polygoni contains these coding sequences:
- a CDS encoding response regulator transcription factor → MFKIFIVEDDRTLVTLLEKRLHKFGFDTFAVSRFDTVMEDFEAFQPHLVLLDVNLPRYDGYYWCRQIRNRSTCPIVFISARESKMDQVMALENGADDYLTKPFDYDIVIAKVNSHLRRAFGSYSSREQDRSITVAGLTLNMERLALFYQEERLDLSHTEAKIMDEFMKKPGQVVSRDRLLEKIWDEHTFVDDNTLNVYITRVRKKLSSLGLTDAVETIRGLGYRLRSELEEKI, encoded by the coding sequence ATGTTTAAAATATTCATCGTGGAGGATGACAGAACGTTAGTCACCTTGCTTGAGAAACGATTACATAAATTTGGTTTTGATACTTTTGCCGTCTCCCGCTTTGATACCGTTATGGAAGATTTTGAAGCTTTTCAGCCCCATCTTGTCCTGCTGGATGTGAATCTCCCTCGTTATGATGGATACTACTGGTGCAGACAAATTCGAAATCGCTCTACTTGTCCCATTGTGTTTATATCCGCGAGAGAAAGCAAAATGGATCAAGTAATGGCTCTTGAAAACGGAGCGGATGACTATCTCACCAAACCCTTTGACTATGATATTGTCATTGCTAAGGTAAACAGCCATCTTCGCCGAGCATTTGGCTCGTATTCATCCCGTGAACAAGATCGTTCAATAACCGTGGCTGGTCTTACGCTGAATATGGAACGACTCGCTTTATTTTATCAAGAGGAGCGGCTCGACCTTAGTCATACGGAGGCAAAAATTATGGACGAATTCATGAAAAAACCGGGCCAAGTGGTATCCAGGGACCGATTGCTTGAAAAGATTTGGGATGAGCATACTTTTGTTGATGATAATACGCTCAATGTCTACATTACCCGCGTTCGAAAGAAGCTGAGTTCTTTAGGACTGACGGATGCCGTAGAAACGATTCGAGGCTTAGGCTATAGACTGCGTTCAGAACTGGAAGAGAAGATATGA
- a CDS encoding GGDEF domain-containing protein — MEKIILKKLGFTFVVLSMFIFISFAGIIFFAKSKTIFQKLEETIQQIEVLYQKSEIKNIPTLVEQTVFVVDGNTGKIVDISQNNEQEINIDDAESTEEYVSILSNSYNGKLININGTKKFLKTKNTDDLILGTYVEAAPVFRTMRIQITYFLAGMLAVLISVIMIVRYHLRRYVLQDILSIESNIKELMAGNMDITFKTKYNTEFRQITAVLNDLKDSYKTKRERMSRMISAIGSHAAVFECLYSINQNFFSDNTPCILGVNDKEWNEMTKTPKGFENYLTSLICDAKEDIIALENDRYISIVSFHKENEFYGMIMDKTDDMKMKMKIEQELHAAQEGAEMDPLTLLSNRAGLEKKVKTSLKNEPGQGTMLIFDLDHFKLVNDELGHPVGDKVLEKFAGCLKSYFRKNDIVARMGGDEFVVFIHSHIDADILSDKLEALLGTVRQELSSYYDRYGLSTSIGAAYVDQRINSYDDLYKCADDGLYIAKRLGKDRFYINKDHRQ; from the coding sequence ATGGAGAAAATCATACTCAAAAAATTAGGATTCACTTTTGTGGTTTTATCTATGTTCATATTCATATCGTTTGCGGGAATTATATTTTTCGCAAAAAGTAAGACCATATTTCAGAAACTGGAAGAGACGATTCAACAAATCGAAGTGTTATATCAGAAAAGCGAGATAAAGAATATACCGACTTTAGTTGAACAAACCGTATTTGTTGTCGATGGGAATACAGGCAAGATCGTGGATATAAGTCAAAATAATGAGCAAGAAATAAATATAGATGATGCGGAATCTACAGAAGAATATGTATCGATCCTGAGTAACAGTTACAACGGAAAACTTATTAATATCAATGGAACGAAAAAGTTTCTTAAAACGAAAAATACAGATGATTTGATCCTTGGCACTTATGTGGAGGCAGCCCCGGTATTCAGGACGATGCGAATACAAATCACTTACTTTTTGGCAGGTATGTTGGCTGTCCTGATCAGTGTCATTATGATAGTCAGGTATCATCTTAGACGATATGTCTTACAAGATATTTTATCCATTGAATCGAATATTAAAGAGTTAATGGCTGGAAATATGGATATTACATTTAAAACAAAATACAATACAGAGTTTCGGCAGATCACAGCGGTACTAAATGACTTGAAAGATAGTTATAAAACAAAAAGAGAAAGAATGTCGAGGATGATTTCTGCCATCGGCAGTCATGCGGCCGTGTTTGAGTGTCTATATTCCATTAACCAGAATTTCTTCTCTGATAATACACCGTGTATCTTAGGGGTGAATGATAAGGAATGGAATGAGATGACGAAGACACCGAAAGGTTTTGAAAACTATCTTACTTCATTGATATGTGACGCTAAAGAAGACATTATTGCGCTAGAAAACGATCGATATATCAGCATTGTGTCCTTTCATAAGGAAAACGAGTTTTACGGGATGATTATGGATAAAACCGATGATATGAAAATGAAAATGAAAATAGAGCAAGAACTTCATGCAGCACAAGAAGGTGCTGAAATGGATCCTTTAACTCTGCTTAGCAACAGAGCAGGACTAGAAAAGAAAGTAAAAACTTCATTAAAAAATGAACCGGGACAAGGAACGATGCTTATTTTTGATCTAGATCATTTTAAATTGGTGAATGATGAGTTAGGACATCCGGTAGGAGATAAAGTACTAGAGAAATTTGCAGGTTGTTTAAAATCGTATTTTAGAAAAAATGACATTGTCGCGAGAATGGGCGGAGATGAATTTGTTGTTTTTATCCATTCACATATTGATGCAGATATTTTATCAGATAAACTTGAGGCTTTATTAGGTACGGTTAGACAGGAATTAAGCAGCTATTATGATCGTTACGGACTTTCAACGAGTATCGGAGCTGCCTATGTAGATCAAAGGATCAATAGTTATGATGATCTTTATAAATGTGCAGATGATGGACTATATATCGCAAAAAGGCTGGGTAAAGACAGATTTTATATTAACAAAGATCATCGTCAGTAG
- a CDS encoding ABC transporter ATP-binding protein has product MSLLEVRNVSKIYEGSIENKVLDNIRFQVKDGDFVGIMGPSGSGKTTLLNAIATIDPPSSGDIRIRGNNPYLMDAKEMALFRRRELGFVFQDFNLLDSLTVEENVVLPLTLDNIPLSAMNSRLEEVIQTLGIEPIRHRMIHEISGGQRQRTAIARAMIHHPSIVLADEPTGNLDSKSSKDVMMMLQQMNEQEHATILMVTHDVMAASYCQRVIFIKDGKLYNEIYRGENRQAFFQKIVDMLALLGGDRYDLTTARL; this is encoded by the coding sequence GTGTCGCTTCTTGAAGTAAGAAATGTATCCAAAATATATGAAGGTTCCATCGAGAATAAAGTGCTCGACAACATTCGCTTCCAAGTAAAAGACGGTGATTTCGTAGGCATTATGGGTCCATCGGGGAGCGGAAAAACAACCTTGCTGAATGCCATTGCTACGATCGATCCTCCTTCTTCCGGGGATATTAGGATTAGGGGGAACAATCCGTATCTGATGGATGCAAAAGAAATGGCACTCTTCCGCAGGCGTGAACTCGGCTTTGTTTTTCAAGATTTCAATCTGCTGGACTCCCTTACCGTGGAAGAGAATGTTGTCTTACCATTAACCCTTGATAACATTCCGCTCTCTGCGATGAATTCTCGTCTAGAGGAAGTGATTCAGACCCTCGGAATCGAGCCCATCCGTCACCGCATGATTCATGAAATTTCCGGCGGGCAAAGACAACGTACCGCGATTGCGAGAGCGATGATCCATCATCCGTCCATTGTCCTAGCCGACGAACCGACCGGAAACCTCGATTCCAAGTCATCTAAAGATGTCATGATGATGCTGCAGCAAATGAATGAACAAGAGCATGCCACTATTCTGATGGTTACCCATGATGTCATGGCAGCCAGCTATTGTCAGCGGGTGATTTTCATTAAAGACGGGAAGCTATACAATGAAATATACCGCGGCGAAAACAGACAAGCTTTCTTTCAAAAAATTGTAGATATGTTAGCTTTGCTGGGTGGAGATCGATATGACCTTACGACAGCTCGCCTTTAA
- a CDS encoding ABC transporter permease, translating to MTLRQLAFKNVVRNKRTYAAYFLSSAFSVMVFFINALLIYHPDIRRGLSSELAVQAFVLAECMVFLFSFLFVLYSVRSFLTSRKKEFGILLMHGMTLAQLGKVIFLENMIIGLSATLTGTAAGALFAKLFFLASARALEISSLPFYLSWQPLMLTLFAFVFLFLLISAYTSRIVRIEKLIDLFQAAAKNKTKPEGSKALALLSLILLGTGYTLAAGSDTKSIYIRVIPVVIITMVGTYLFYSHFSVILLQWIKRNRKLSLRRTHLIMFSGLSSRMKEHAKLFFMVTMVSTVSFCSLGVFASINVVTELFLEDYPAAVGYVSKEGNSSEDAHLTRITSELKARNIPYKEDQIQIKYAAIHPDEDSKVFSFELPLISFSDYKQVVQLAGYEWSEESPDYNEAYVLISSQNDKSKIRLKERKEYTLLEPEVTIRETGYTKHVIIPDNLLADFDDSFEALVIHDELFARIDSPVRVDEYTGFYVEHFEQTAFLADALVDHGRTRYDAGKTYAMSVSGTLFILRESMYRILLFIAMLLAAIFFIAAGSFLYFRLYADLDYDRRQYLTLMKMGLTPREFRSSVTGQLAFLFFVPTVVAVIHSIFAFIALQSLFYLSIASKMGVVLLCFVLAQVLYFFFIRFHYLRNLKKSL from the coding sequence ATGACCTTACGACAGCTCGCCTTTAAGAATGTGGTTCGGAATAAACGAACCTACGCTGCCTACTTTTTAAGCAGTGCATTCTCAGTAATGGTATTTTTTATTAATGCACTGCTGATTTATCATCCTGATATCAGGCGCGGATTAAGTTCTGAACTTGCCGTACAAGCTTTTGTTCTGGCAGAATGTATGGTGTTTTTGTTTTCTTTCTTGTTTGTACTGTACTCTGTGCGCTCTTTTTTAACTTCTCGCAAAAAAGAATTTGGAATCCTGTTAATGCATGGGATGACCCTTGCTCAGCTCGGCAAAGTTATCTTCCTAGAAAATATGATCATCGGGTTGTCTGCAACCCTGACAGGGACTGCAGCTGGGGCGCTGTTTGCCAAATTATTTTTTCTCGCCAGTGCCAGGGCACTTGAGATTAGCTCTCTGCCGTTTTATTTATCATGGCAGCCTCTCATGCTGACCCTTTTTGCTTTTGTGTTCTTATTCCTGCTGATTTCTGCTTATACTTCGAGAATCGTGCGGATAGAGAAACTCATTGATCTTTTTCAAGCAGCAGCTAAGAACAAAACAAAACCGGAAGGTTCAAAGGCGCTTGCTTTACTAAGCTTGATTTTACTGGGTACAGGTTATACACTAGCAGCCGGGTCGGATACGAAGAGCATCTATATCCGGGTGATTCCGGTAGTTATCATTACCATGGTTGGAACGTATCTGTTCTACTCTCATTTTAGTGTGATTCTGCTTCAATGGATAAAAAGAAACCGGAAACTATCGCTTAGACGAACTCATCTAATTATGTTCTCAGGGCTTTCTTCCCGAATGAAAGAGCACGCCAAACTGTTCTTTATGGTGACGATGGTTTCAACGGTCTCTTTCTGTTCGCTGGGAGTATTCGCTTCGATTAATGTGGTAACTGAGCTTTTTCTGGAGGATTATCCCGCTGCTGTCGGCTATGTATCCAAAGAAGGTAATTCATCAGAAGATGCCCATTTAACGCGTATTACATCAGAGCTCAAAGCCCGAAATATCCCCTATAAAGAGGATCAAATTCAGATAAAATACGCAGCGATTCATCCAGATGAGGACAGCAAGGTATTCTCTTTTGAACTGCCCCTCATCTCTTTTTCAGATTATAAACAGGTAGTTCAGCTCGCCGGGTATGAATGGTCAGAGGAGTCCCCGGATTATAATGAAGCTTACGTTCTCATCAGTTCACAGAATGACAAGAGCAAAATCAGACTGAAAGAACGTAAAGAGTATACTCTGCTTGAGCCTGAAGTCACGATTAGAGAAACAGGTTATACCAAACACGTGATTATCCCAGATAATCTGCTCGCAGACTTTGATGACAGCTTTGAAGCGCTCGTTATTCACGATGAGTTATTTGCACGGATTGACAGTCCTGTTCGAGTCGATGAATATACCGGTTTTTATGTAGAGCACTTTGAGCAGACTGCTTTTTTAGCAGATGCACTTGTTGATCATGGACGAACACGTTATGACGCAGGAAAAACCTATGCAATGTCGGTCAGCGGTACGCTGTTTATTCTCAGAGAAAGTATGTACCGTATTCTTCTATTTATCGCGATGCTGCTTGCCGCTATTTTCTTCATTGCTGCAGGAAGTTTCTTATACTTCCGGCTCTATGCTGATCTCGATTACGATCGAAGACAGTATTTAACACTGATGAAAATGGGCCTGACTCCGAGAGAATTTCGAAGCTCTGTAACCGGGCAGCTTGCATTTTTGTTCTTTGTGCCTACCGTAGTGGCCGTCATTCACAGCATTTTTGCATTTATTGCACTGCAAAGCTTGTTCTACTTATCTATAGCATCTAAAATGGGAGTTGTGCTTTTGTGTTTTGTACTTGCCCAAGTACTGTATTTCTTTTTTATTCGTTTTCATTACTTACGAAATTTAAAAAAATCACTTTAA
- a CDS encoding sensor histidine kinase, producing MKKGILLFLREQVPLLFIYMLQLALISFVYWLGGMRDSSLSLYAILLSTSLLISYLIYRYYTHRHFYERLARPKAVPDELTYRSEHAPLAESLHKLLLHQERKQKTELLSVKEQLEQHIYFINQWVHQMKTPLSVMHLLNQERDDELSHGMEDELDRMRKGLDMVLYAARLDSFEHDLHIETITLRSLVRTITSDQKRLFIRNHVFPVIQIPSDLKIVSDEKWLTFIITQLLTNSVKYSRQANGKVYFDSYEREQRTILEVRDEGIGIPKHDIERVFDPFFTGENGRTVPESTGMGLYLVREVCEKLGHTIEIESVQGEGTCIRLIF from the coding sequence ATGAAAAAAGGGATCTTGCTGTTTTTAAGAGAACAAGTGCCATTACTATTTATTTATATGCTTCAGCTCGCGCTCATTTCATTCGTCTACTGGCTTGGGGGGATGCGTGATTCTTCCCTTTCCCTGTATGCGATCCTGCTAAGTACAAGTCTACTGATCTCTTACTTGATCTATCGCTACTATACGCACCGGCATTTCTACGAACGACTTGCCAGACCTAAGGCGGTCCCTGATGAACTAACCTATCGGTCTGAACATGCGCCGCTGGCCGAAAGCCTTCATAAGCTGCTACTCCACCAAGAGCGAAAACAAAAAACAGAGCTACTCAGCGTGAAGGAACAGCTGGAACAGCATATCTATTTTATTAATCAATGGGTTCACCAGATGAAGACCCCTCTATCAGTGATGCATCTATTAAATCAAGAACGAGATGATGAGTTGTCCCATGGCATGGAGGATGAACTTGATCGGATGCGAAAAGGTCTTGATATGGTGCTGTATGCCGCAAGGCTGGATTCTTTTGAACATGATCTGCATATTGAAACGATAACACTGCGGTCCCTCGTAAGAACCATTACCTCCGATCAGAAGAGACTGTTCATACGAAATCATGTATTTCCTGTTATTCAGATACCGAGTGACCTCAAGATTGTATCTGATGAGAAATGGCTGACATTTATTATCACTCAGCTGCTTACGAATAGTGTGAAATACAGCCGCCAAGCGAATGGAAAAGTATACTTTGACAGTTATGAGCGGGAACAGCGCACCATTCTTGAAGTGAGAGACGAAGGGATTGGCATTCCAAAACACGATATAGAGCGGGTTTTCGATCCTTTTTTCACGGGGGAGAACGGACGCACCGTACCTGAATCGACAGGCATGGGTCTCTATCTTGTAAGAGAAGTCTGTGAGAAACTGGGTCACACTATTGAGATTGAATCCGTACAAGGCGAAGGCACTTGTATAAGGCTCATTTTCTAG